The nucleotide sequence GCCATTGATGATGGGAAAAAAGATGGGAATGGTGAGCAGCAGCATAGAAAGCTCGTCCATCACCGAACCCAAGACCACGTAGAAAACCAAAATGCCCGTCACCACCATCAAGGGGCTAACACCCCAGCCATGCACCAGGCCCGCTAGCTGATTCGGCACTTGGGTGAGCGCTAGAGACGCGTTCATGAGGTCGGCACCCAAGAAAATTAAAAATACCATGGCAGACCCTTCGGCCGTGGCGTAGAAACACTGCGCCAGTTTGGCCATGGTGAGCTCGCGCTTGAGCAAAGCCGCCACAAAGGTAGATGCGGCCCCTACGGCAGCCCCTTCTGTAGGGGTAAAAAAACCACCATAAATGCCACCAAACACAATGCAAAACACGGCTGCGATGGGCGCAATGCCTATCCAGTCGCCCATCTGCAGAGGGGGGTGACCTTGGCTAGCGTCCACTGACGGCGCGTGACCAGGCACTAGCCGCACGTAGACCGCAATAGCCACCATATATCCCAGCGTGGCAATGATGCCTGGCACCATCGCAGCAGCGAACAGTTTGGCAATGTTTTGCTCCGCCAAAATGGCATAGATCACCAAAGGCACCGACGGTGGAATCAAGATGCCCAGCGTGCCGCCAGCCGCTAAGGTGCCCGTGGCCAAACGGCCTGAATAGCCATGTCTGCGCATCTCTGGCAAAGCCACTGAAGTGATGGTGGCCGCTGTGGCTACTGATGAGCCACAAATGGCCCCAAACGCGGCACTGGCCAGTACGGCCGCCATGGCCAAGCCACCCTGAAAGCGCGACATGACACGGCTGGCAAACGCAAACAGGGCTCTGGATATGCCCCCTTGGGTCGCAAAGTTGCCCATCAACAAGAAGAGCGGAATCACGGAGAGGTCATAACTGGCAAAGCGCGCAAATGCCATGTTGTTCAAAAAGCTCAGCAAAGGCTGCGCACCCGCTTGCACAAGGTAGCCCAGTGCGCCGGCAGCAAACATAGCCACGGCGATGGGCGTGCGCAGCGCCATCAGCAGCAACATGGCGCCAAAGATGACGAGTGCATGCGCAAATGGGCTCATGGACTTGCCTGGGCATAGGTGTTGGGGGCGATGCTTTGCCGCAGCGCAATCAAGGCCGTGAGTAGTAACGGCGGCACCATCCCGAAGTACACCACCCAATCTGGAAAACCCAATAGCATGCTGCCCGAGTGGTTGTCCCAGGCGTTGAGCCCACCTAGGCTGGTGCGCCACGCCAGCATGGCCATCAAAGCGCACACAGCCAAAGCACCCAGCCGGTCCAGCTTGGCGTTGGTTTGGGCACTTGCTCGGCTGGTAAAGAAGTCCACCAAGATATGGCCACGCTTGCTCTGACACCAGGGCATGAACAGCGCTACGGCCAGCCCGCTGGCGACACCCGTGAGTTCAAAATCACCCACCACAGTGACGTCCAGCAGGTTGCGCCCTAGCACGCTGGCGCAGGTTAGCAACGTGACCACGGTGAGTAATGCGCCGCCCAAAACCGCGCAGACTTTGGCAAGTAGCTCCAACACGGCAGGCAGCTTGCGCATGGCGGTTTACTCCACCCGCACGCTGATGCTTTGTAGACCCGAGACAGAACCCACCAAGAGGTCGCCCCGCATCACTGCCCCCACACCTTCGGGGGTGCCGGTAAAGACCAGGTCGCCTGGCTGCAGCGTCCACGCGGCAGAGAGTTGCTCAATGGTTTCTGCAATGTTCCAAATAAGCTTGGCTACGTTGCTGCGCTGTCGGTCTTGCCCATTCACCGTCAAAGCAATGTCGGCTTGCGCCACATCAGGCACGTGTGCCGCAGGGGTGATGGCGCCAATGGGCGCACTATGGTCAAAACCCTTGCCAATGCACCAGGGGCGCCCCTGCTTTTTCATGTCGTTTTGCAAGTCGCGCCGGGTCATATCCAGCCCCACGGCGTAGCCGAAGATATGGCGGTGGGCATCGGCCGCGGCGATGTTGCTTCCGCCTACGCCAATCGCTACCACCAGTTCAATCTCGTGGTGCAGGTTGGCAGTGAGTGTGGGGTAGGGCAAGCGAGCGGTTGTGTCTGCTGGGCAGTTCAACACCGCATCGGCAGGCTTCATAAAGAAGAAGGGGGCTTCTCGTCCGGTGTGCCCCATTTCCTTGGCGTGGTCTTCGTAGTTGCGGCCCACGCAATAAATGCGGTGCACGGCAAACTGTTCATTGCGCCCCACCACA is from Rhodoferax aquaticus and encodes:
- a CDS encoding TRAP transporter large permease, coding for MSPFAHALVIFGAMLLLMALRTPIAVAMFAAGALGYLVQAGAQPLLSFLNNMAFARFASYDLSVIPLFLLMGNFATQGGISRALFAFASRVMSRFQGGLAMAAVLASAAFGAICGSSVATAATITSVALPEMRRHGYSGRLATGTLAAGGTLGILIPPSVPLVIYAILAEQNIAKLFAAAMVPGIIATLGYMVAIAVYVRLVPGHAPSVDASQGHPPLQMGDWIGIAPIAAVFCIVFGGIYGGFFTPTEGAAVGAASTFVAALLKRELTMAKLAQCFYATAEGSAMVFLIFLGADLMNASLALTQVPNQLAGLVHGWGVSPLMVVTGILVFYVVLGSVMDELSMLLLTIPIFFPIINGLDFGLPKESAAIWFGIMVLMTVGFGMLAPPVGLNVYVVNGMAKDVPIGESYRGVMPFLISDTLRMVLLLLFPGISLYLVGFIR
- a CDS encoding TRAP transporter small permease, whose amino-acid sequence is MRKLPAVLELLAKVCAVLGGALLTVVTLLTCASVLGRNLLDVTVVGDFELTGVASGLAVALFMPWCQSKRGHILVDFFTSRASAQTNAKLDRLGALAVCALMAMLAWRTSLGGLNAWDNHSGSMLLGFPDWVVYFGMVPPLLLTALIALRQSIAPNTYAQASP
- a CDS encoding fumarylacetoacetate hydrolase family protein, whose translation is MTTFVFAPAPTPAVPVVGRNEQFAVHRIYCVGRNYEDHAKEMGHTGREAPFFFMKPADAVLNCPADTTARLPYPTLTANLHHEIELVVAIGVGGSNIAAADAHRHIFGYAVGLDMTRRDLQNDMKKQGRPWCIGKGFDHSAPIGAITPAAHVPDVAQADIALTVNGQDRQRSNVAKLIWNIAETIEQLSAAWTLQPGDLVFTGTPEGVGAVMRGDLLVGSVSGLQSISVRVE